One Telluria mixta DNA window includes the following coding sequences:
- a CDS encoding carotenoid oxygenase family protein, with the protein MQRRHFLKAGLGFAALGLSGLARADAYTTYQRFHAALARDPELTVYANLEGNQQGHAHVEGRIPGELQGTFFRNGPGRFELGGERYHHWFDGDGYAQAWCIDGGTVTHQGRFVETRKFLDESAAGQFLYPAFGTDIARRGFRDNDSLNTANTNLLPFNDRLYALWEGGSATELDPATLATIGIHTWRDDLAAMPFSAHPKVEPDGTLWNFGALPGGDKLALYRIGADGKVRQAGVIDVPKLALQHDFAVSARHLVFLVPPYDISDDKNLSLADRHVWAAEKRGARIVVVAKDTLTIRRVYDLPPRMAFHFGNAWDEAGGNVTQVDLVLHDGDLLKAASRVMEGEREPNRPALHAAVRISLDHASGKVSTTRLLDGAEFPRVMPQVVGRRHGRLAMLSSDARNTSLMLDTVNVVDVERGRADSWRFAPGWRAEEHVLVPRKGARSETDGWLVGVAQDTNTATSVLSVFDAARVAAGPVALARLPYRTPHCFHGNFLAA; encoded by the coding sequence ATGCAACGCCGCCACTTCCTCAAAGCCGGCCTCGGCTTCGCCGCCCTCGGTCTGTCCGGCCTCGCCCGCGCCGACGCCTACACGACGTACCAGCGCTTCCACGCCGCCCTCGCCCGCGACCCGGAGCTGACGGTGTACGCGAACCTGGAAGGCAACCAGCAGGGCCACGCCCACGTCGAAGGCCGGATCCCGGGCGAGCTGCAAGGCACGTTCTTCCGCAACGGTCCCGGCCGATTCGAACTGGGCGGCGAGCGTTACCACCACTGGTTCGACGGCGACGGCTACGCCCAGGCCTGGTGCATCGACGGCGGCACGGTGACGCACCAGGGCCGCTTCGTCGAGACCCGTAAATTCCTCGACGAGTCCGCCGCCGGCCAGTTCCTGTATCCCGCCTTCGGCACGGACATCGCGCGGCGCGGCTTCCGCGACAACGACAGCCTGAACACGGCCAATACGAACCTGCTGCCGTTCAACGACCGTCTGTACGCGCTGTGGGAAGGCGGCTCCGCGACGGAGCTCGATCCCGCGACGCTCGCCACGATCGGCATCCACACGTGGCGCGACGACCTCGCCGCGATGCCGTTCTCCGCCCATCCGAAGGTCGAGCCGGACGGCACGCTATGGAACTTCGGCGCCCTGCCCGGCGGCGACAAGCTCGCCCTGTACCGCATCGGTGCCGATGGCAAGGTGAGGCAGGCGGGCGTGATCGACGTCCCGAAACTCGCGCTGCAGCACGACTTCGCCGTCAGCGCGCGCCACCTCGTGTTCCTCGTGCCGCCGTACGACATTTCGGACGACAAGAATCTGAGCCTGGCCGACCGTCACGTGTGGGCGGCAGAGAAGCGCGGCGCCCGCATCGTGGTGGTGGCCAAGGACACGCTCACGATCCGCCGCGTCTACGACCTGCCGCCGCGCATGGCGTTCCACTTCGGGAATGCGTGGGACGAGGCCGGCGGCAACGTCACCCAGGTCGACCTCGTGCTGCACGACGGCGATTTATTAAAGGCGGCGAGCCGCGTGATGGAAGGCGAGCGCGAGCCGAACCGGCCCGCGCTGCATGCCGCCGTACGCATCAGCCTCGATCACGCCAGTGGCAAGGTGTCCACGACGCGCCTGCTCGACGGCGCCGAATTCCCGCGCGTGATGCCGCAGGTCGTCGGGCGGCGCCACGGCCGTCTCGCGATGCTGTCCAGCGATGCGCGGAACACGTCGCTGATGCTCGACACGGTGAACGTCGTCGACGTGGAGCGCGGCCGTGCGGACAGCTGGCGCTTCGCCCCCGGCTGGCGCGCCGAGGAACACGTACTCGTGCCGCGCAAGGGCGCCCGGTCCGAAACGGACGGCTGGCTCGTGGGCGTCGCGCAGGACACGAACACGGCCACGAGCGTCTTGAGCGTGTTCGACGCGGCGCGCGTGGCCGCGGGTCCGGTCGCGCTGGCGCGGCTGCCCTATCGCACGCCACATTGTTTCCATGGTAACTTTCTGGCTGCTTGA
- a CDS encoding DUF2141 domain-containing protein, whose product MIRTALLTLALAAPFAAQVTHAADLVVHVDNVKSASGQVMVALYDNADAFLKHPVRAEKAKADKAGTTLVFHDVAPGDYGLAVFQDINDNGRMDRNLMGIPTEPIAFSNNAQGRMGPPDFAAVKLAVPAAGLDTSVTLR is encoded by the coding sequence ATGATCCGCACCGCCCTCTTGACCCTGGCCCTCGCCGCCCCGTTCGCCGCGCAGGTTACGCATGCCGCCGATCTCGTCGTCCACGTCGACAACGTCAAATCGGCGTCGGGCCAGGTCATGGTCGCCCTCTACGACAACGCCGACGCCTTCCTCAAGCACCCGGTCCGGGCGGAGAAGGCGAAAGCCGACAAGGCCGGCACGACGCTCGTGTTCCACGACGTCGCGCCGGGCGACTACGGCCTCGCGGTGTTCCAGGATATCAATGACAACGGCCGCATGGACCGCAACCTGATGGGCATCCCGACCGAGCCGATCGCCTTCAGCAACAACGCCCAGGGCCGCATGGGCCCGCCTGACTTCGCGGCCGTGAAACTGGCCGTGCCGGCCGCCGGCCTGGACACGTCCGTGACCCTGCGCTGA
- a CDS encoding TetR/AcrR family transcriptional regulator, whose protein sequence is MHDASECPGKGAGRPKAADVEARTQELLHTAGTLFLKNGYTKTSLESIARAAHVAVRTIYVKFGGKEGLLAAVLAAKRHRFFRSQPMETDTRPLREIIDDFAHQMYALITSQEAIDLQRIVLAEAPTNPELAEAFWNSGPRMTREMLSRFFARPDIRAQLRPGLPFDLLPCHLMSTITGELAMNLMRPHHVIDQEKAKRDLEGRLELFYYSILPPRT, encoded by the coding sequence ATGCATGACGCATCCGAATGCCCCGGCAAGGGCGCGGGCCGGCCGAAGGCCGCCGATGTCGAGGCGCGCACGCAGGAGTTGCTGCACACCGCCGGCACCCTGTTCCTCAAGAACGGCTATACGAAAACGAGTCTCGAATCGATCGCCCGCGCGGCGCACGTCGCGGTGCGCACGATCTACGTGAAATTTGGCGGCAAGGAAGGCCTGCTGGCCGCCGTGCTGGCCGCCAAGCGCCACCGTTTCTTCCGCAGCCAGCCGATGGAGACGGATACGCGCCCGCTGCGCGAGATCATCGACGACTTCGCGCACCAGATGTACGCGCTGATCACGTCGCAGGAAGCGATCGACCTGCAGCGCATCGTGCTGGCCGAGGCGCCGACGAACCCCGAACTGGCCGAGGCGTTCTGGAACAGCGGGCCGCGCATGACGCGCGAGATGCTCAGCCGCTTCTTCGCCCGGCCGGACATCCGCGCCCAGTTGCGTCCCGGCCTTCCGTTCGACCTGCTGCCCTGCCACCTGATGAGCACGATCACGGGCGAACTGGCCATGAACCTCATGCGCCCGCACCACGTCATCGACCAGGAAAAGGCGAAGCGGGACCTGGAAGGCAGGCTCGAATTGTTCTATTACAGCATCCTGCCGCCAAGAACTTAA
- a CDS encoding HlyD family secretion protein, which yields MPDTQTTVDHKPAAAVPPANAAKGPPKRVLIVVGLIAAAALAAGGRMWYRSHNFVETENAYVTGHVHPVSSRIPGVVTKVLFEDNQIIKAGDVLAELDPADQGVKVEQIQAQIASVQQQIVQADAAIQQARAQASAAQAQVVQAQANLVRAKQDAERYGQLYNTQMKAVSKAEVDAATAARAGATADVTARRDNASAAQAQIAAATSARGVLEAQVKVLEAQLKDARQQLGYNRIVSPVSGRVGKRSVEVGARVQPGQQLAAIVQDDVWVVANFKETQLPGIVPGQQVNIQVDALPKHELVGRVDSFAPASGNQFALLPADNATGNFTKIVQRVPVKITFAPEDLKKYAGRLVPGMSTVVEIDLRQKTAAAK from the coding sequence ATGCCTGATACGCAAACCACGGTCGACCACAAGCCGGCCGCAGCCGTCCCACCGGCCAATGCCGCCAAGGGGCCTCCGAAGCGCGTGCTGATCGTGGTGGGCCTGATCGCCGCCGCCGCGCTGGCCGCCGGTGGCCGCATGTGGTACCGCAGCCATAACTTCGTCGAGACCGAGAATGCCTACGTCACGGGCCACGTGCACCCGGTGTCGTCACGCATCCCGGGCGTCGTAACCAAAGTGCTGTTCGAGGATAACCAGATCATCAAGGCCGGCGACGTGCTGGCCGAGCTGGATCCGGCCGACCAGGGCGTGAAGGTCGAGCAGATCCAGGCCCAGATCGCCAGCGTGCAGCAGCAGATCGTGCAGGCCGACGCCGCCATCCAGCAGGCCAGGGCGCAGGCCTCGGCCGCGCAGGCGCAGGTCGTGCAAGCCCAGGCCAACCTCGTGCGCGCCAAACAGGACGCCGAGCGCTACGGCCAACTGTACAACACCCAGATGAAGGCCGTCTCGAAAGCCGAAGTCGATGCCGCCACTGCCGCCCGCGCGGGCGCCACGGCCGACGTCACGGCCCGCCGCGACAACGCCAGCGCCGCCCAGGCCCAGATCGCCGCCGCCACGTCGGCGCGTGGCGTGCTCGAGGCGCAGGTGAAAGTGCTGGAGGCGCAGCTGAAGGACGCCCGGCAGCAGCTCGGCTACAACCGCATCGTGTCGCCGGTCTCCGGGCGCGTCGGCAAGCGCAGCGTGGAAGTGGGCGCGCGCGTGCAGCCGGGCCAGCAGTTGGCCGCCATCGTGCAGGACGACGTGTGGGTCGTCGCCAACTTCAAGGAAACGCAGCTGCCGGGCATCGTGCCGGGCCAGCAGGTCAACATCCAGGTGGACGCGCTGCCGAAGCACGAACTGGTCGGCCGCGTGGACAGTTTCGCGCCGGCGTCGGGCAACCAGTTCGCGCTGCTGCCGGCCGATAACGCGACCGGCAACTTCACCAAGATCGTCCAGCGCGTGCCCGTGAAGATCACGTTTGCGCCGGAAGACCTCAAGAAGTACGCGGGCCGCCTGGTGCCGGGCATGTCGACCGTCGTCGAGATCGACCTGCGCCAGAAGACTGCCGCCGCTAAATAA
- a CDS encoding DHA2 family efflux MFS transporter permease subunit — protein MLGAFMAVLDIQITNSSLRDILGTLSATQEEGSWISTAYLCAEIVVIPMTALFVRALGQRRYLMLTTALFLVFSTLCGAAWSLSSMIVFRMMQGFTGGALIPMAMTLVMTRLPPAKRAVGMAMFGLTATLAPAMGPTLGGYLTELYGWPSIFYINWVPGVLLIAGMYWGIDREPMDLKALVKADWLGIAFMATGLASLTIFLEEGNSKDWFESGFIITFASLALVGILGWVVIGFSRPEPFVNLRLYGQRNFLVATVLSAVIGMGLYGSSFLLPLFLGQIAGYSPMQIGEVIAWVGLPQLFVMPFVARLSQKIDNRILCSFGLGLFGVSCLMNAYMDASTGYDQLMLSQIIRALGQPFVMLTLSNFAMAGIPPKDMTSASSLFNMTRNLGGSVGIALLATALTNREHFHSERLGESVSLVSAATQARLDALTQSFLAKGFDPATAAQQAIGAIDRIVRRESFVMAYNDGFFIVGMILLVAIIPLWFSDKLKSPSGGGGGGH, from the coding sequence ATGCTCGGCGCCTTCATGGCGGTGCTCGACATCCAGATCACCAACTCGTCACTGCGCGACATCCTCGGCACTTTGTCGGCCACGCAGGAGGAGGGCTCGTGGATCTCGACCGCCTACCTGTGCGCCGAGATCGTGGTGATCCCGATGACGGCGCTGTTCGTGCGCGCCCTCGGCCAGCGCCGCTACCTGATGCTCACGACGGCGCTGTTCCTCGTGTTTTCCACGCTGTGCGGCGCGGCCTGGAGCCTGTCCAGCATGATCGTGTTCCGCATGATGCAGGGCTTCACCGGCGGCGCGCTGATCCCGATGGCGATGACCCTCGTGATGACGCGCCTGCCCCCGGCCAAGCGCGCGGTCGGCATGGCGATGTTCGGCCTGACCGCCACCCTGGCGCCCGCGATGGGCCCCACGCTGGGCGGCTACCTGACGGAGTTGTACGGCTGGCCGTCGATCTTCTACATCAACTGGGTGCCGGGCGTGCTGCTCATCGCCGGCATGTACTGGGGCATCGACCGCGAGCCCATGGACCTGAAGGCGCTGGTCAAGGCCGACTGGCTCGGCATCGCGTTCATGGCGACGGGGCTCGCGAGCCTGACGATCTTCCTGGAAGAGGGCAATTCGAAGGACTGGTTCGAGTCCGGCTTCATCATCACGTTCGCCTCGCTGGCGCTGGTCGGCATCCTCGGCTGGGTCGTGATCGGGTTTTCGCGCCCGGAACCGTTCGTCAACCTGCGCCTGTACGGCCAGCGCAACTTCCTCGTCGCGACCGTGCTGTCGGCCGTCATCGGCATGGGCCTGTACGGCTCGTCGTTCCTGCTGCCGCTGTTCCTGGGCCAGATCGCGGGCTACTCGCCGATGCAGATCGGTGAAGTGATCGCGTGGGTCGGCCTGCCGCAGCTGTTCGTGATGCCGTTCGTGGCGCGCCTGTCGCAGAAGATCGACAACCGCATCCTGTGCTCGTTCGGCCTCGGGCTGTTCGGCGTCTCGTGCCTGATGAACGCCTACATGGATGCGAGCACGGGCTACGACCAGCTGATGCTGTCGCAGATCATCCGCGCGCTGGGCCAGCCGTTCGTGATGCTGACCCTGTCGAACTTCGCCATGGCCGGCATCCCGCCGAAGGACATGACGTCGGCATCGAGCCTGTTCAACATGACCCGCAACCTGGGCGGCTCGGTGGGCATCGCCCTGCTGGCGACGGCCCTGACGAACCGCGAGCACTTCCACTCGGAGCGCCTGGGCGAGTCGGTCTCGCTGGTCTCCGCCGCCACGCAGGCCCGCCTGGACGCGCTGACGCAATCGTTCCTCGCCAAGGGCTTCGACCCGGCGACGGCGGCCCAGCAGGCCATCGGCGCCATCGACCGCATCGTGCGGAGGGAATCGTTCGTGATGGCCTACAACGACGGCTTCTTCATCGTCGGCATGATCCTGCTCGTGGCGATCATCCCGCTGTGGTTCTCGGACAAGCTCAAGTCGCCCAGCGGCGGCGGTGGCGGTGGCCACTGA
- a CDS encoding efflux transporter outer membrane subunit: MKTVYIKSAVALAVAALLSACGTVGKDFVAPQGIDTPAFRHAAAEPSDQAARLPAAWWTVFGDKELDQLEQRALRDNPNVRAAAQRLVQAQAQLGVTRASQLPTVGVSAGVANSRTSAETPMGVTFGGRSIKGNEFSVGANFSYELDLWGRVRRAVEAADAQALAAQDDRDGVMLMLSGQVATTYWQLRGLDADIAILNDALATRRESQQLIEARFNAGLSNELDVSRTRIERANAEADIQEAQRQRNTLEHALAVLVGASPSQAIVAPAAGTALPQPPAIPVGLPASLLGQRPDLAASVATLKAFNAQVGVAEGAYYPSLSLTGNFGYASETLSNLTKGSARQFSFGPLALSLPIFEGGRIEANVKLAKARYDEAVANHEGRLLTALREVEDALSDVQQRQKQGDVQVQAQQAAARAVQVAQARFDRGVSTYLDVTDAQRSALAADRAAAQIRTQRLLAAVSVARALGGGWQQGKAEATVAAR; encoded by the coding sequence ATGAAAACTGTTTATATCAAATCTGCCGTCGCGCTGGCTGTGGCCGCGCTGCTGTCCGCCTGCGGCACCGTCGGCAAGGATTTCGTGGCACCGCAAGGCATCGATACGCCGGCCTTCCGCCACGCGGCGGCCGAACCTTCGGACCAGGCGGCACGCTTGCCGGCCGCATGGTGGACGGTGTTCGGCGACAAGGAGCTCGACCAGCTGGAACAACGCGCCCTGCGCGACAACCCGAACGTGCGCGCCGCCGCGCAGCGCCTCGTGCAGGCGCAGGCGCAGCTGGGCGTGACGCGCGCCAGCCAGCTGCCGACCGTGGGCGTGTCCGCCGGCGTGGCGAACTCGCGTACCTCGGCCGAAACGCCGATGGGCGTGACGTTCGGCGGCCGCTCGATCAAGGGCAACGAGTTCTCCGTCGGCGCCAATTTCTCGTACGAGCTCGATCTGTGGGGCCGCGTGCGCCGCGCCGTGGAAGCGGCCGACGCCCAGGCGCTGGCCGCGCAGGACGACCGCGACGGCGTCATGCTGATGCTGTCGGGCCAGGTCGCGACGACGTACTGGCAGCTGCGCGGCCTCGATGCCGATATCGCCATCCTGAACGATGCGCTGGCCACGCGCCGCGAATCGCAGCAGCTGATCGAGGCGCGCTTCAACGCGGGCCTGTCGAACGAGCTGGATGTCTCGCGCACCCGCATCGAGCGCGCCAACGCCGAAGCCGACATCCAGGAAGCCCAGCGCCAGCGCAACACGCTGGAACACGCGCTGGCCGTGCTGGTGGGCGCGTCGCCGAGCCAGGCGATCGTGGCCCCGGCCGCGGGCACCGCGTTGCCGCAGCCGCCCGCGATCCCCGTCGGCCTGCCGGCAAGCCTGCTGGGCCAGCGCCCGGACCTCGCCGCGAGCGTCGCCACCCTGAAGGCGTTCAATGCGCAGGTGGGCGTTGCGGAAGGCGCGTACTATCCGAGCCTGTCGCTGACGGGGAATTTCGGTTACGCGTCCGAGACGCTGAGCAATCTCACCAAGGGCAGCGCGCGCCAGTTCTCGTTCGGGCCGCTGGCACTGTCGCTCCCGATCTTCGAGGGCGGCCGCATCGAGGCCAACGTGAAGCTGGCGAAAGCGCGCTACGACGAAGCCGTCGCGAACCACGAAGGCCGCCTGCTGACGGCGCTGCGCGAAGTGGAAGACGCGCTGTCGGACGTGCAGCAGCGCCAGAAGCAGGGCGACGTGCAGGTGCAGGCGCAGCAGGCCGCCGCGCGCGCCGTGCAGGTGGCGCAGGCGCGCTTCGACCGCGGCGTGTCCACGTACCTGGACGTCACGGACGCGCAGCGTTCCGCGCTGGCCGCCGACCGCGCCGCGGCGCAGATCCGGACGCAGCGGTTGCTGGCGGCGGTGTCCGTCGCGCGGGCGCTGGGTGGCGGATGGCAGCAGGGCAAGGCGGAAGCGACGGTCGCTGCTCGCTGA
- a CDS encoding dipeptidyl-peptidase 3 family protein translates to MKHLLAPLALAAATLCATVHAAPATAPQLQTMAKRFAPVDLTADTAKLSAGDRVAIAKLIEAAKIVDTLQLRQRWSGNEALWTALHKDTTPLGKARRDYFWLNKGPWSIIDGNESFMPAEYAGIRIPAEKPAGANFYPEGATKQELESWMNGLPAADKEQAQWFFTVIRKDKAGKFAIVKYSDEYRAELQKLSKLLKDAANATDNASLKKFLNLRADAFLSNDYLASDFAWMDLDSPVDVTIGPYETYNDELFGYKAAFEAYVNVRDQKETEKLNFFGKHMQELENNLPLDPKYRNPKVGAIAPMVVVNQVYGAGDGNMGVQTAAYNLPNDERIISQRGSKRVMLKNVQEAKFEATLTPISKLVLRPADQKDLDFDSFFTHILAHEIMHGLGPHATTQNGQPSTPRQDLKDAYSTIEEAKADVTGLWALTYMMEKGQLKASLGQGTAAERKLYNTYLASAFRTLHFGLTDSHARGMAIQMNYLLDKGGFVSHGDGTFSVDFAKIKGAVADLDREFLTIEATGDYARAQDLMKRYVVIRPDVQKALDKMKAVPNDIRPAFVTAGKLVPQR, encoded by the coding sequence ATGAAGCACCTCCTCGCCCCCCTGGCCCTGGCCGCAGCGACCCTGTGCGCCACCGTCCACGCCGCCCCCGCCACCGCCCCGCAACTGCAGACGATGGCCAAGCGCTTCGCTCCCGTCGACCTGACGGCCGACACGGCGAAACTGTCCGCCGGCGACCGCGTCGCCATCGCCAAACTGATCGAAGCGGCAAAGATTGTCGACACCCTGCAGCTGCGCCAGCGCTGGTCCGGCAACGAGGCGCTGTGGACCGCGCTGCACAAGGACACGACGCCGCTGGGCAAGGCACGCCGCGACTACTTCTGGCTGAACAAGGGGCCGTGGTCTATCATCGACGGCAACGAATCCTTCATGCCCGCGGAGTACGCCGGCATCAGGATCCCCGCCGAGAAGCCGGCCGGCGCGAATTTTTATCCGGAAGGGGCGACCAAGCAGGAGCTGGAATCGTGGATGAACGGGCTGCCGGCCGCCGACAAGGAACAGGCGCAGTGGTTCTTCACGGTGATCCGCAAGGACAAGGCGGGCAAATTCGCCATCGTGAAATACTCGGACGAGTACCGCGCCGAGCTGCAGAAGCTGTCGAAACTGCTGAAGGACGCTGCGAACGCCACCGATAACGCGTCGCTGAAAAAATTCCTGAACCTGCGCGCCGACGCGTTCCTGTCGAACGACTACCTCGCGTCCGACTTCGCGTGGATGGACCTCGATTCCCCGGTCGACGTCACCATCGGCCCGTACGAGACGTACAACGACGAACTGTTCGGCTACAAGGCCGCGTTCGAAGCATACGTGAACGTGCGCGACCAGAAGGAGACAGAGAAGCTGAACTTCTTCGGCAAGCACATGCAGGAGCTGGAAAACAACCTTCCGCTCGATCCGAAGTACCGCAATCCGAAGGTCGGGGCGATCGCGCCGATGGTCGTCGTGAACCAGGTCTACGGCGCCGGCGACGGCAACATGGGTGTGCAGACGGCCGCCTACAACCTGCCGAACGACGAGCGCATCATCAGCCAGCGCGGCTCCAAGCGCGTGATGCTGAAGAACGTCCAGGAAGCCAAGTTCGAGGCGACGCTCACGCCGATCTCGAAGCTCGTGCTGCGCCCGGCCGACCAGAAGGACCTCGATTTCGACTCGTTCTTCACGCACATCCTCGCGCACGAGATCATGCACGGCCTGGGCCCGCACGCGACGACGCAGAACGGCCAGCCGTCCACGCCGCGCCAGGACCTGAAGGATGCCTACTCGACCATCGAGGAAGCGAAGGCCGACGTCACGGGCCTGTGGGCGCTCACTTACATGATGGAGAAGGGCCAGTTGAAGGCGTCGCTGGGGCAGGGCACGGCCGCCGAGCGCAAGCTGTACAACACCTATCTCGCGTCCGCGTTCCGCACGCTGCACTTCGGCCTGACCGATTCGCACGCGCGCGGCATGGCCATCCAGATGAACTACCTGCTCGACAAGGGCGGCTTCGTGTCGCACGGCGACGGCACGTTCTCCGTCGACTTTGCCAAGATCAAGGGCGCCGTGGCGGACCTGGACCGCGAGTTCCTGACGATCGAAGCGACGGGCGACTATGCCAGGGCGCAGGATCTCATGAAGCGCTACGTCGTCATCCGCCCGGACGTGCAGAAGGCGCTGGACAAGATGAAGGCCGTGCCGAACGATATCCGGCCGGCGTTCGTGACGGCGGGGAAGCTGGTGCCGCAGCGCTGA
- a CDS encoding methyl-accepting chemotaxis protein, with translation MTTSGLTIGKRLALGFGSVLALMAVLAGLAIHRVGQIDDILIHINDVNSVKQRYAINFRGSVHDRSIAIRDVVLAATAPTAQRHADLIKKLDDDYQRSAAPLDQLFAARTDILPEEKQALAAIKDIEARTQPLIAKLVALRQADNTAEATALLDQQAGPAFVDWLASVNRLIDLEEKLNNDAAAQARALSHSFFAWMLAILAVAAAAGAAAAWFISHGLLRQLGGQPDYAVGIAGAIAAGDLSVPIETRADDRSSLLFAMKGMRDSLVNIVSQVRAGTLTIANASTEIAAGNQDLSERSERQAGTLEETASSMEELTGTVRQNADNARQANTLAESASSVAQRGGAVVAQVVQTMASINDSSKQIAEIISVIDGIAFQTNILALNAAVEAARAGEQGRGFAVVAGEVRSLAQRSAAAAKEIKTLISDSVAKVDDGAKLVDEAGSTMEEIVTSVKRVTDIMAEISHASQEQSAGIEQVNRAIGQMDEATQQNAALVEQAGAAASSLQDEAANLARLVSIFKLDAPAARPSASLAVVPVARQGRIAAA, from the coding sequence ATGACAACCTCTGGACTCACGATCGGCAAACGACTGGCACTCGGTTTCGGCAGCGTCCTCGCGCTGATGGCGGTGCTGGCCGGCCTCGCCATCCACCGCGTCGGCCAGATCGACGACATCCTCATCCACATCAACGACGTCAACAGCGTCAAGCAACGCTACGCGATCAATTTCCGCGGCAGCGTGCACGACCGCTCGATCGCCATCCGCGACGTCGTCCTGGCCGCCACGGCCCCGACGGCGCAGCGGCACGCCGACCTGATCAAGAAACTGGACGACGATTATCAACGCTCCGCCGCACCGCTCGACCAGCTGTTCGCGGCGCGCACGGACATCCTGCCGGAAGAAAAGCAGGCGCTGGCCGCCATCAAGGACATCGAGGCCCGCACGCAGCCTTTGATCGCGAAACTCGTCGCGCTGCGCCAGGCCGACAACACGGCTGAAGCCACCGCATTGCTGGACCAGCAGGCCGGCCCCGCCTTCGTCGACTGGCTCGCCAGCGTCAACCGCCTCATCGACCTGGAAGAAAAGCTGAACAACGACGCGGCAGCACAGGCACGCGCGCTGTCGCACAGTTTCTTTGCCTGGATGCTCGCGATCCTGGCCGTTGCCGCCGCAGCCGGCGCGGCCGCGGCCTGGTTCATCAGCCACGGCCTGTTGCGCCAGCTGGGCGGCCAGCCGGATTACGCCGTCGGGATCGCGGGCGCCATCGCGGCCGGCGACCTGTCCGTGCCGATCGAGACCCGTGCCGATGACCGCTCCAGCCTGCTGTTCGCGATGAAAGGCATGCGCGACAGCCTCGTGAACATCGTCAGCCAGGTGCGCGCGGGCACGCTCACGATCGCGAATGCGTCGACGGAAATCGCGGCCGGCAACCAGGACCTGTCCGAGCGCAGCGAGCGCCAGGCCGGCACGCTGGAAGAGACGGCGTCGTCGATGGAAGAATTGACGGGCACCGTGCGCCAGAACGCCGACAATGCGCGCCAGGCGAACACCCTGGCCGAGTCGGCATCGAGCGTGGCCCAGCGCGGCGGCGCCGTCGTGGCGCAGGTCGTGCAGACGATGGCGTCGATCAACGACTCGTCGAAGCAGATCGCCGAGATCATCAGCGTCATCGACGGCATCGCGTTCCAGACGAATATCCTTGCGCTGAACGCGGCGGTCGAAGCCGCCCGTGCGGGCGAGCAGGGCCGGGGCTTCGCCGTGGTCGCGGGCGAGGTGCGCAGCCTGGCCCAGCGGTCGGCCGCGGCGGCGAAGGAAATCAAGACCCTGATCAGCGATTCCGTCGCCAAGGTCGACGATGGCGCCAAGCTCGTCGACGAGGCGGGCAGCACGATGGAAGAGATCGTCACGAGCGTCAAGCGCGTGACGGACATCATGGCCGAGATCAGCCATGCGAGCCAGGAGCAGAGCGCCGGCATCGAACAGGTCAACCGCGCCATCGGCCAGATGGACGAAGCGACGCAGCAGAACGCGGCGCTCGTCGAGCAGGCCGGCGCGGCGGCATCCTCGCTGCAGGACGAAGCGGCGAACCTTGCGCGCCTCGTCAGCATTTTTAAATTGGATGCGCCCGCGGCGCGGCCGTCGGCAAGCCTCGCCGTCGTGCCGGTTGCGCGCCAGGGACGTATCGCCGCCGCGTGA